A stretch of the Acidobacteriaceae bacterium genome encodes the following:
- a CDS encoding POTRA domain-containing protein produces MRTSNLRLVSFVTFLAFTLSTAALAQYSIQKIEIHGVAPYTETEVLEVSGLQPRQMMSHDSLGNAAQHLLDTGVFADASIELTGTGMARTVVITLKPLPVSSLTAATFANFPWWTTSELDAAIRQRVPFYRGGIPPAGNLPDSVNAALTAMLAEKGIHATVSNASIPATNLHPQLAWEFHLDDPAVRLVSLSLRGTPAPFAPAMQRIAQHLSGSRFNDRTVADQILAPLHDAGYIDAELTNVSATLEPASSGYAVRYSATIVPGDIFRVNSITWQPTSIYAQDAFTHDAKLHSGDLASQKSLLETEQAILNAYLHLGYLDAFVDAHPQKDASAHTVSYSLAITPGEIYHVKSITPLNLSAAAQKDFDFGWLLKPGAAYDPLYTATFLTNNTALRSLAGYTASFQAAADSQTHLVDLTINFIRTGGGE; encoded by the coding sequence ATGCGCACAAGCAATCTGCGTCTCGTTTCCTTCGTCACGTTCCTCGCCTTCACCCTCTCAACCGCCGCGCTCGCGCAATACTCAATCCAGAAGATTGAAATCCACGGCGTCGCTCCGTACACCGAAACCGAAGTCCTCGAGGTCTCTGGCCTGCAGCCCCGCCAGATGATGTCCCACGACAGCCTCGGCAACGCCGCACAACATCTGCTCGACACCGGCGTCTTCGCCGACGCGAGCATCGAGCTCACCGGCACCGGCATGGCACGCACTGTGGTCATCACGCTCAAGCCGCTCCCGGTTAGTTCCCTCACCGCCGCCACTTTCGCAAACTTCCCGTGGTGGACGACCTCTGAGCTCGACGCGGCTATCCGGCAGCGCGTCCCGTTCTATCGCGGCGGCATCCCGCCGGCCGGCAATCTTCCTGATAGCGTCAACGCCGCGCTCACCGCCATGCTCGCCGAAAAAGGCATCCACGCTACCGTTTCGAACGCCTCCATCCCGGCCACAAATCTTCACCCGCAGCTCGCCTGGGAGTTCCACCTGGACGACCCCGCCGTGCGCCTGGTTTCCCTTTCGCTGCGCGGCACGCCTGCCCCCTTCGCTCCCGCAATGCAGCGGATCGCGCAGCACCTCAGCGGTTCACGCTTCAACGATCGCACCGTAGCCGACCAGATTCTTGCTCCGCTGCACGACGCCGGCTACATTGACGCGGAACTCACCAACGTCAGCGCCACCCTTGAACCCGCCTCCTCTGGTTACGCCGTACGTTACTCAGCAACCATCGTGCCCGGCGATATCTTTCGTGTGAACTCCATCACGTGGCAGCCCACTTCCATCTATGCCCAGGACGCGTTCACCCACGATGCGAAGCTGCACTCCGGAGATCTCGCCTCGCAAAAGTCTCTGCTCGAAACCGAGCAGGCAATCCTCAACGCCTATCTTCACCTCGGCTATCTCGACGCATTTGTCGACGCGCACCCACAGAAGGACGCATCCGCCCACACCGTCAGCTACTCGCTCGCGATCACGCCCGGCGAGATCTACCACGTCAAGTCCATCACGCCGCTGAACCTCTCCGCGGCCGCCCAAAAGGACTTCGACTTCGGCTGGCTCCTAAAGCCCGGAGCCGCCTATGATCCGCTCTACACAGCAACCTTTCTGACCAACAACACCGCCCTGCGCAGCCTCGCCGGATACACCGCCAGCTTTCAGGCTGCAGCCGACTCACAGACGCACCTAGTTGACCTGACCATCAACTTCATCCGAACAGGCGGCGGCGAGTAG